One genomic segment of Scylla paramamosain isolate STU-SP2022 chromosome 9, ASM3559412v1, whole genome shotgun sequence includes these proteins:
- the LOC135103450 gene encoding longitudinals lacking protein, isoforms A/B/D/L-like isoform X12, producing MEELLSLKWNNHRTTFIHILGVLRDKQAYTDVTLACDGKFYSVHKLVLSTCSDYFCAMFDKTACKSPVIVLKDIKSEDLEALLDYMYLGEVNVRQSDLASLIKAAENLRIKGLAVPDDEPPNKNSGGAQPSRAEPRRDGGSGSPPAKRKRREEVEDGREDVRPPPAQPGSLHTPPPSRPKSPVSQRLSPSPHRTSQESPATEDRTSRPLSSPAEAAAGPHTASQPPGQSAVGQSVSNQYRSDDTPSFVKVEMEEDHTEDLQGDSYNLGPDGYKEEGDDSGGTMNNDLPEFLQAAASGSLASSSASFPHPSFAGPSGYQPGDLAGWQGDGSSIGFPPHLNFSTSESSSQQNAPGESEDGVDRCVLCGKEFKGKNSRNNLVRHVKTHTGVKPFSCPCCSYRASRKEHMIRHLKKGSCVYHRFRAGAAGCDYSKEACDEGVKAVVNMYLAQLSSTPTAQSSHYSEPETDATSRS from the exons ATGGAGGAGTTACTGTCGCTGAAGTGGAATAACCACCGAACCACTTTCATCCACATACTGGGGGTTCTCAGGGACAAG CAAGCGTACACAGATGTGACTCTAGCATGTGATGGCAAATTCTACAGTGTGCACAAGTTGGTGCTCTCAACATGCAGTGATTATTTTTGTGCCATGTTTGACAAAACTGCTTGTAAGAGCCCTGTTATAGTGTTGAAAGACATTAAAAGTGAGGACCTAGAGGCCTTGCTAGATTATATGTACCTTGGTGAAGTGAATGTGAGACAGAGTGACTTGGCGTCTTTGATAAAGGCGGCGGAAAACCTTAGAATCAAGGGCCTTGCAGTACCTGATGATGAACCTCCCAACAAAAACAGTGGAGGTGCACAACCTTCTAGGGCAGAGccaaggagggatggagggagtggTAGCCCTCCAGCCAAGAGGAAAcgaagggaagaggtggaggatgggCGGGAGGATGTGAGACCTCCTCCTGCCCAACCTGGTAGCCTCCACACGCCCCCACCTTCCAGACCAAAGAGCCCTGTTAGTCAGCGGCTGAGCCCCTCCCCACACAGAACCTCTCAGGAGTCCCCAGCGACTGAAGATCGTACCAGCCGTCCCCTTTCCTCACCGGCGGAGGCCGCAGCAGGCCCCCACACAGCCTCCCAACCTCCTGGCCAGTCTGCGGTAGGCCAGTCAGTCTCCAATCAGTACCGGTCTGACGACACGCCCTCCTTTGtgaaggtggagatggaggaagaccACACAGAGGACCTTCAGGGGGACTCATACAACCTGGGTCCTGATGGCTAcaaggaagagggggatgaCTCGGGTGGCACCATGAATAATGATTTACCAGAGTTCCTACAAGCGGCAGCCTCGGGCTCATTGGCCAGCAGCTCCGcctcctttcctcacccctCCTTTGCAGGGCCATCTGGCTACCAGCCG GGTGACCTGGCTGGGTGGCAGGGTGATGGCTCCTCCATAGggtttcctcctcatcttaacTTTAGCACCTCAGAAAGTTCTAGTCAACAGAATGCACCTGGG GAATCGGAGGATGGAGTTGATCGCTGTGTCCTATGCGGCAAAGAGTTCAAGGGGAAGAACAGTCGAAATAACTTGGTACGTCATGTGAAGACCCACACCGGAGTAAAGCCTTTCTCTTGCCCCTGTTGTTCGTACCGTGCCTCTCGCAAGGAACACATGATTCGGCACTTAAAGAAAGGCTCGTGTGTGTATCACCGCTTTAGGGCGGGGGCGGCAGGATGTGACTATTCCAAAGAAGCATGTGATGAAGGTGTGAAGGCTGTGGTAAACATGTACCTTGCGCAGCTCTCCTCAACCCCAACAGCTCAGTCCAGTCACTATTCAGAACCTGAAACCGATGCCACAAGTAGATCCTAA